The Canis lupus baileyi chromosome 11, mCanLup2.hap1, whole genome shotgun sequence genome includes a window with the following:
- the METTL1 gene encoding tRNA (guanine-N(7)-)-methyltransferase isoform X1, translated as MAGAETGGAAGDGAGAEAPQPQKRYYRQRAHSNPMADHTLRYPVKPEEMDWSELYPEFFAPLTQNKTHDDPKDKKEKRAQAQVEFADIGCGYGGLLVELSPLFPDTLILGLEIRVKVSDYVQDRIRALRAAPGGGFQNIACLRSNAMKHLPNFFRKGQLTKMFFLFPDPHFKRTKHKWRIISPTLLAEYAYVLGVGGLVYTITDVLELHDWMCTHFERHPLFERVPLEELSEDPIVEHLGTSTEEGKKVLRNGGKNFPAIFRRIQDPTLQAMTPSPTPLGHCRPALP; from the exons ATGGCGGGAGCGGAgacggggggcgcggcgggggacGGGGCAGGAGCCGAGGCCCCGCAGCCCCAGAAGCGCTACTATCGGCAACGTGCGCACTCCAACCCCATGGCTGACCACACGCTGCGCTA CCCCGTGAAGCCTGAGGAGATGGACTGGTCTGAGCTATACCCAGAGTTCTTCGCTCCACTGACTCAAAACAAGACCCACGATGACCCaaaggataagaaagaaaagCGAGCCCAGGCTCAAGTGGAGTTTGCAGACATAGGCTGTGGCTATGGTGGCCTGTTAG TGGAACTGTCACCGTTGTTCCCAGATACACTGATTCTGGGCCTGGAGATCCGGGTGAAGGTCTCAGACTACGTACAAGACCGGATTCGGGCCCTTCGAGCCGCTCCTGGAGGTGGCTTCCAGAACATTGCTTGTCTCCGTAGCAATGCCATGAAACACCTTCCCAACTTCTTCCGCAagggccag CTGACGAAGAtgttcttcctcttccctgaCCCACATTTCAAGCGGACGAAGCACAAGTGGCGAATCATCAGTCCCACGCTGCTGGCAGAGTATGCCTACGTGCTTGGAGTCGGG GGGCTGGTGTATACCATAACTGACGTGCTGGAGCTGCATGACTGGATGTGCACCCATTTCGAAAGGCACCCCCTGTTTGAGCGTGTGCCCTTGGAGGAGCTG AGTGAAGACCCCATTGTGGAACATCTGGGCACCTCaactgaggaaggaaagaaagtctTACGCAACGGAGGCAAGAATTTCCCAGCCATCTTTCGAAGAATACAGGATCCCACCCTCCAGGCAATGACCCCCAGTCCCACCCCTCTTGGCCACTGCCGGCCTGCCTTGCCTTAG
- the METTL1 gene encoding tRNA (guanine-N(7)-)-methyltransferase isoform X4, with product MAGAETGGAAGDGAGAEAPQPQKRYYRQRAHSNPMADHTLRYPVKPEEMDWSELYPEFFAPLTQNKTHDDPKDKKEKRAQAQVEFADIGCGYGGLLVELSPLFPDTLILGLEIRVKVSDYVQDRIRALRAAPGGGFQNIACLRSNAMKHLPNFFRKGQLTKMFFLFPDPHFKRTKHKWRIISPTLLAEYAYVLGVGGLVYTITDVLELHDWMCTHFERHPLFERVPLEELSEDPIVEHLGTSTEEGKKVLRNGGKNFPAIFRRIQDPTQQKAEEAT from the exons ATGGCGGGAGCGGAgacggggggcgcggcgggggacGGGGCAGGAGCCGAGGCCCCGCAGCCCCAGAAGCGCTACTATCGGCAACGTGCGCACTCCAACCCCATGGCTGACCACACGCTGCGCTA CCCCGTGAAGCCTGAGGAGATGGACTGGTCTGAGCTATACCCAGAGTTCTTCGCTCCACTGACTCAAAACAAGACCCACGATGACCCaaaggataagaaagaaaagCGAGCCCAGGCTCAAGTGGAGTTTGCAGACATAGGCTGTGGCTATGGTGGCCTGTTAG TGGAACTGTCACCGTTGTTCCCAGATACACTGATTCTGGGCCTGGAGATCCGGGTGAAGGTCTCAGACTACGTACAAGACCGGATTCGGGCCCTTCGAGCCGCTCCTGGAGGTGGCTTCCAGAACATTGCTTGTCTCCGTAGCAATGCCATGAAACACCTTCCCAACTTCTTCCGCAagggccag CTGACGAAGAtgttcttcctcttccctgaCCCACATTTCAAGCGGACGAAGCACAAGTGGCGAATCATCAGTCCCACGCTGCTGGCAGAGTATGCCTACGTGCTTGGAGTCGGG GGGCTGGTGTATACCATAACTGACGTGCTGGAGCTGCATGACTGGATGTGCACCCATTTCGAAAGGCACCCCCTGTTTGAGCGTGTGCCCTTGGAGGAGCTG AGTGAAGACCCCATTGTGGAACATCTGGGCACCTCaactgaggaaggaaagaaagtctTACGCAACGGAGGCAAGAATTTCCCAGCCATCTTTCGAAGAATACAGGATCCCACC CAACAGAAAGCAGAAGAAGCTACGTAG
- the METTL1 gene encoding tRNA (guanine-N(7)-)-methyltransferase isoform X3, whose amino-acid sequence MAGAETGGAAGDGAGAEAPQPQKRYYRQRAHSNPMADHTLRYPVKPEEMDWSELYPEFFAPLTQNKTHDDPKDKKEKRAQAQVEFADIGCGYGGLLDTLILGLEIRVKVSDYVQDRIRALRAAPGGGFQNIACLRSNAMKHLPNFFRKGQLTKMFFLFPDPHFKRTKHKWRIISPTLLAEYAYVLGVGGLVYTITDVLELHDWMCTHFERHPLFERVPLEELSEDPIVEHLGTSTEEGKKVLRNGGKNFPAIFRRIQDPTLQAMTPSPTPLGHCRPALP is encoded by the exons ATGGCGGGAGCGGAgacggggggcgcggcgggggacGGGGCAGGAGCCGAGGCCCCGCAGCCCCAGAAGCGCTACTATCGGCAACGTGCGCACTCCAACCCCATGGCTGACCACACGCTGCGCTA CCCCGTGAAGCCTGAGGAGATGGACTGGTCTGAGCTATACCCAGAGTTCTTCGCTCCACTGACTCAAAACAAGACCCACGATGACCCaaaggataagaaagaaaagCGAGCCCAGGCTCAAGTGGAGTTTGCAGACATAGGCTGTGGCTATGGTGGCCTGTTAG ATACACTGATTCTGGGCCTGGAGATCCGGGTGAAGGTCTCAGACTACGTACAAGACCGGATTCGGGCCCTTCGAGCCGCTCCTGGAGGTGGCTTCCAGAACATTGCTTGTCTCCGTAGCAATGCCATGAAACACCTTCCCAACTTCTTCCGCAagggccag CTGACGAAGAtgttcttcctcttccctgaCCCACATTTCAAGCGGACGAAGCACAAGTGGCGAATCATCAGTCCCACGCTGCTGGCAGAGTATGCCTACGTGCTTGGAGTCGGG GGGCTGGTGTATACCATAACTGACGTGCTGGAGCTGCATGACTGGATGTGCACCCATTTCGAAAGGCACCCCCTGTTTGAGCGTGTGCCCTTGGAGGAGCTG AGTGAAGACCCCATTGTGGAACATCTGGGCACCTCaactgaggaaggaaagaaagtctTACGCAACGGAGGCAAGAATTTCCCAGCCATCTTTCGAAGAATACAGGATCCCACCCTCCAGGCAATGACCCCCAGTCCCACCCCTCTTGGCCACTGCCGGCCTGCCTTGCCTTAG
- the MARCHF9 gene encoding E3 ubiquitin-protein ligase MARCHF9, which produces MLKSRLRMFLNELKLLVLTGGGRPRAEPQPRGGGGGGCGWAPFAGCSARDGDGDEEEYYGSEPRARGLAGDKEPRAGPPPPPAPPPPPPGALDALSLSSSLDSGLRTPQCRICFQGPEQGELLSPCRCDGSVRCTHQPCLIRWISERGSWSCELCYFKYQVLAISTKNPLQWQAISLTVIEKVQIAAIVLGSLFLVASISWLIWSSLSPSAKWQRQDLLFQICYGMYGFMDVVCIGLIVHEGSSVYRIFKRWQAVNQQWKVLNYDKTKDIGGDAGGGTAGKPGPRTSRTGPPSGATSRPPAARRMRTLLPQRCGYTILHLLGQLRPPDARSSSHSGREVVMRVTTV; this is translated from the exons ATGCTCAAGTCCCGGCTCCGCATGTTCCTGAACGAGCTGAAGCTGCTGGTGCTgacgggcggggggcggccccggGCCGAGCCGCagccccgggggggcggggggggcggctgCGGCTGGGCGCCCTTCGCCGGCTGCTCGGCCCGGGACGGCGACGGCGACGAAGAGGAGTACTACGGGTCGGAGCCGCGGGCCCGGGGCCTGGCCGGCGACAAGGAGCCGCGGGCCggacccccgccgccgcccgcgccgccgccgccgcccccgggcgCGCTGGACGCCCTGTCGCTCAGCAGCAGCCTGGACAGCGGGCTGCGGACCCCCCAGTGCCGAATCTGCTTCCAGGGCCCCGAGCAG GGGGAGCTCCTGAGCCCCTGCCGCTGCGACGGCTCAGTGCGCTGCACACACCAGCCCTGCCTCATCCGCTGGATCAGCGAGAGGGGCTCCTGGAGCTGTGAGCTCTGCTACTTCAAGTACCAGGTCCTGGCGATCAGCACCAAGAACCCGCTGCAG TGGCAGGCCATCTCCCTGACGGTCATTGAGAAGGTCCAGATTGCAGCCATagttctgggctctctcttcctCGTTGCCAGCATCTCCTGGCtcatctggtcctcactcagccctTCAGCCAAGTGGCAACGGCAGGATCTGCTCTTTCAGATCTGCTACGGCATGTATGGCTTCATGGATGTCGTCTGCATAG GCCTCATCGTCCACGAAGGCTCCTCTGTCTACCGCATCTTCAAGCGCTGGCAGGCAGTGAACCAGCAATGGAAGGTCCTGAATTATGACAAGACCAAGGACATAGGAGGAGATGCAGGGGGAGGGACGGCGGGGAAGCCGGGCCCCAGGACCTCACGGACGGGCCCCCCCTCTGGGGCCACCAGCCGCCCCCCGGCTGCCCGGCGCATGCGGACGCTCTTGCCTCAGCGCTGTGGTTACACAATCCTGCACCTCCTTGGACAGCTGCGGCCACCAGATGCCCGTTCCAGTTCCCATTCTGGCCGAGAGGTTGTCATGAGGGTCACCACGGTGTGA
- the CYP27B1 gene encoding 25-hydroxyvitamin D-1 alpha hydroxylase, mitochondrial codes for MTQALKLASRVFHRIHWAPKLGSSLGSRGSDSAPRSLADIPGPSTPVFLAELFCKGGLSRLHELQVQGVARFGPVWLASFGKVRTVYVAAPALVEQLLRQEGPRPERCSFSPWAEHRRHRQRACGLLTAEGEEWQRLRSLLAPLLLRPRAAARYAAPLADVVRDLVRRLRQQRGRGAGPPALVRDVAAEFYKFGLEGTAAVLLGSRLGCLEAQVPPDTDAFIRAVGSVFVSTLLTMAMPGWLHRLVPGPWGRLCRDWDQMFAFAQQHVERREAEVALRSEGKAAEDVGSGAHLTYFLLREELPAPSILGNVTELLLAGVDTVSNTLSWALYELARHPDVQTALHSEITAALGPGSSAHPSAAALSQLPLLKAVVKEVLRLYPVVPGNSRVPDKDIRVGDYIIPKNTLVTLCHYATSRDPAQFPEPNSFRPARWLGEGPAPHPFASLPFGFGKRSCMGRRLAELELQMALAQILTHFEVQPEPGAAPIRPMTRTVLVPERSINLQFVDR; via the exons ATGACCCAGGCCCTCAAGCTCGCCTCCAGAGTGTTCCATCGCATCCACTGGGCTCCCAAGCTGGGCTCCTCACTGGGCTCCAGAGGCTCCGACTCAGCACCCCGCAGCTTGGCGGACATCCCAGGCCCCTCCACACCCGTCTTCCTTGCTGAACTTTTCTGCAAGGGCGGTCTGTCGCGGCTACACGAGCTGCAG GTGCAGGGCGTTGCGCGCTTCGGGCCTGTGTGGTTGGCCAGCTTCGGGAAGGTGCGCACCGTGTACGTGGCGGCCCCTGCCCTCGTCGAACAGCTCTTGCGACAGGAGGGGCCCCGGCCGGAGCGCTGCAGCTTCTCGCCCTGGGCAGAGCACCGACGCCACCGCCAGCGGGCTTGCGGGCTGCTCACCGC GGAAGGCGAGGAATGGCAGAGGCTCCGCAGCCTCCTGGCCCCGCTGCTCCTCCGGCCTCGAGCCGCCGCCCGCTACGCCGCGCCCCTGGCCGACGTGGTCCGCGACCTTGTGCGGCGCCTGCGGCAGCAGCGGGGCCGCGGCGCCGGGCCGCCCGCCCTGGTTCGGGACGTGGCCGCAGAGTTCTACAAGTTTGGACTAGAAG GCACAGCCGCCGTGCTCCTGGGTTCCCGCCTGGGCTGCCTGGAGGCCCAAGTGCCCCCCGACACCGACGCCTTCATCCGCGCCGTGGGGTCCGTGTTTGTGTCCACGCTGCTGACCATGGCGATGCCCGGCTGGCTTCACCGCCTGGTGCCCGGGCCCTGGGGCCGCCTCTGCCGAGACTGGGACCAGATGTTTGCATTTG cccagcAGCACGTGGAGAGGCGGGAGGCCGAGGTAGCCTTGAGGAGCGAGGGGAAGGCCGCGGAGGATGTGGGATCTGGGGCACACCTGACCTACTTCCTGCTCCGGGAAGAGCTGCCTGCCCCGTCCATCCTGGGCAACGTGACGGAGCTGCTACTGGCTGGCGTGGACACG GTATCCAACACGCTCTCCTGGGCGCTGTATGAACTCGCTCGGCACCCGGACGTGCAGACTGCGCTCCACTCTGAGATCAcagctgccctgggccctggctccAGTGCCCACCCCTCAGCTGCGGCTCTATCCCAGCTGCCTCTGCTGAAGGCAGTGGTCAAGGAGGTGCTGAG ACTGTACCCTGTGGTACCTGGAAATTCCCGTGTCCCAGACAAAGACATTCGTGTGGGTGACTATATTATCCCCAAAAAT ACACTGGTCACACTGTGTCATTATGCCACTTCAAGGGATCCTGCCCAGTTCCCAGAGCCAAATTCTTTTCGTCCAGCTCGATGGCTGGGGGAAGGTCCAGCCCCCCACCCATTTGCCTCTCTTCCCTTTGGCTTTGGCAAGCGCAGCTGCATGGGGAGACGCCTGGCAGAGCTTGAGCTGCAAatggctttggctcag aTCCTGACCCACTTTGAGGTGCAGCCTGAGCCAGGTGCTGCCCCGATCAGGCCAATGACCCGGACTGTCTTGGTACCCGAGAGGAGCATCAACCTACAGTTTGTGGACAGATAG
- the METTL1 gene encoding tRNA (guanine-N(7)-)-methyltransferase isoform X5, with product MDWSELYPEFFAPLTQNKTHDDPKDKKEKRAQAQVEFADIGCGYGGLLVELSPLFPDTLILGLEIRVKVSDYVQDRIRALRAAPGGGFQNIACLRSNAMKHLPNFFRKGQLTKMFFLFPDPHFKRTKHKWRIISPTLLAEYAYVLGVGGLVYTITDVLELHDWMCTHFERHPLFERVPLEELSEDPIVEHLGTSTEEGKKVLRNGGKNFPAIFRRIQDPTLQAMTPSPTPLGHCRPALP from the exons ATGGACTGGTCTGAGCTATACCCAGAGTTCTTCGCTCCACTGACTCAAAACAAGACCCACGATGACCCaaaggataagaaagaaaagCGAGCCCAGGCTCAAGTGGAGTTTGCAGACATAGGCTGTGGCTATGGTGGCCTGTTAG TGGAACTGTCACCGTTGTTCCCAGATACACTGATTCTGGGCCTGGAGATCCGGGTGAAGGTCTCAGACTACGTACAAGACCGGATTCGGGCCCTTCGAGCCGCTCCTGGAGGTGGCTTCCAGAACATTGCTTGTCTCCGTAGCAATGCCATGAAACACCTTCCCAACTTCTTCCGCAagggccag CTGACGAAGAtgttcttcctcttccctgaCCCACATTTCAAGCGGACGAAGCACAAGTGGCGAATCATCAGTCCCACGCTGCTGGCAGAGTATGCCTACGTGCTTGGAGTCGGG GGGCTGGTGTATACCATAACTGACGTGCTGGAGCTGCATGACTGGATGTGCACCCATTTCGAAAGGCACCCCCTGTTTGAGCGTGTGCCCTTGGAGGAGCTG AGTGAAGACCCCATTGTGGAACATCTGGGCACCTCaactgaggaaggaaagaaagtctTACGCAACGGAGGCAAGAATTTCCCAGCCATCTTTCGAAGAATACAGGATCCCACCCTCCAGGCAATGACCCCCAGTCCCACCCCTCTTGGCCACTGCCGGCCTGCCTTGCCTTAG
- the METTL1 gene encoding tRNA (guanine-N(7)-)-methyltransferase isoform X2 produces the protein MAGAETGGAAGDGAGAEAPQPQKRYYRQRAHSNPMADHTLRYPVKPEEMDWSELYPEFFAPLTQNKTHDDPKDKKEKRAQAQVEFADIGCGYGGLLVELSPLFPDTLILGLEIRVKVSDYVQDRIRALRAAPGGGFQNIACLRSNAMKHLPNFFRKGQLTKMFFLFPDPHFKRTKHKWRIISPTLLAEYAYVLGVGGLVYTITDVLELHDWMCTHFERHPLFERVPLEELSEDPIVEHLGTSTEEGKKVLRNGESRRSYVGGSADLGPKGMFGRMWGLALP, from the exons ATGGCGGGAGCGGAgacggggggcgcggcgggggacGGGGCAGGAGCCGAGGCCCCGCAGCCCCAGAAGCGCTACTATCGGCAACGTGCGCACTCCAACCCCATGGCTGACCACACGCTGCGCTA CCCCGTGAAGCCTGAGGAGATGGACTGGTCTGAGCTATACCCAGAGTTCTTCGCTCCACTGACTCAAAACAAGACCCACGATGACCCaaaggataagaaagaaaagCGAGCCCAGGCTCAAGTGGAGTTTGCAGACATAGGCTGTGGCTATGGTGGCCTGTTAG TGGAACTGTCACCGTTGTTCCCAGATACACTGATTCTGGGCCTGGAGATCCGGGTGAAGGTCTCAGACTACGTACAAGACCGGATTCGGGCCCTTCGAGCCGCTCCTGGAGGTGGCTTCCAGAACATTGCTTGTCTCCGTAGCAATGCCATGAAACACCTTCCCAACTTCTTCCGCAagggccag CTGACGAAGAtgttcttcctcttccctgaCCCACATTTCAAGCGGACGAAGCACAAGTGGCGAATCATCAGTCCCACGCTGCTGGCAGAGTATGCCTACGTGCTTGGAGTCGGG GGGCTGGTGTATACCATAACTGACGTGCTGGAGCTGCATGACTGGATGTGCACCCATTTCGAAAGGCACCCCCTGTTTGAGCGTGTGCCCTTGGAGGAGCTG AGTGAAGACCCCATTGTGGAACATCTGGGCACCTCaactgaggaaggaaagaaagtctTACGCAACGGAG AAAGCAGAAGAAGCTACGTAGGAGGGTCAGCAGACCTTGGACCAAAAGGGATGTTTGGAAGGATGTGGGGTCTTGCTCTCCCTTAG